The following nucleotide sequence is from Flavobacterium sp. N1736.
TTATGGTGTTAAATTTTTTAAAAAATGGCTAAAGAAATTAGTAAGGTAGTTAAACTACAAGTTAAGGGAGGTGCTGCGAATCCGTCGCCACCGGTTGGACCTGCTTTAGGAGCTGCTGGGGTTAATATCATGGAGTTCTGTAAGCAGTTCAATGCTAGAACACAAGATAAACCTGGCAAAATATGCCCAGTACAAATTACTGTGTATAAAGACAAATCATTTGATTTTGTTGTTAAGACTCCTCCAGCTGCTGTCCAATTATTGGAAGCT
It contains:
- the rplK gene encoding 50S ribosomal protein L11 encodes the protein MAKEISKVVKLQVKGGAANPSPPVGPALGAAGVNIMEFCKQFNARTQDKPGKICPVQITVYKDKSFDFVVKTPPAAVQLLEAAKLKSGSGEPNRKKVASVTWDVIKAIAEDKMVDLNAFTIESAMSMIAGTARSMGITVSGDAPF